The following coding sequences lie in one Leptospira selangorensis genomic window:
- a CDS encoding UvrD-helicase domain-containing protein — protein sequence MQKSKPETVANSFADQIDITKNGFIGASAGTGKTHTIVFLVLKILKDSFRTSLDSDKTPFGIESILVLTYTDKAASELKGRIRAELKNTILRLEKIESPTEEESKELDYFLNQASRLDQAYISTIHGFAHKILKEYSLESGSSENSELVEEFSAVSKALYRRMRNEFSGKYPKGLLPFILSQANRFYNDGFQGTTWENFVSGLAVKKVSSPDSIQLLPRPQKFPEIGSIKNVFLEIQSILPKFLEFQESFKKKINTNKHKALSARQIEFQNSLKNLIDSSEPFSPFPFTLALKKILDLKRGESSGIESILLSDEELKTATGESGFLSYTLEREKIRKHALNLSVLESSLSSFLISLAEDIAEDSVKIKEEENSITYGDMILGLSNSLEKNPELVSELKKRFRFGIIDEFQDTDPDQYNIFRILFLEKSNGTEMEGKLFLIGDAKQSIYGFRGADLGTYLAAKREFDTGGKFADSSIVYPELDTNRRSLPELISSYNSIFGSEKGEWFPIGETGFLPIEYVNVKSPEMPGKAILYSDKSNRAALNVFSLSKESNADRLKDQYSRFLAEEIIHLVSEKSEIYIKKEGSSSPEKLSWSDISVLVRGENDSEFLKRQFKTRGIPYTYPKQTGLFGSAEAIRAREILRCLNEEGSRDSFYKLLISDLFCVRPENLQNYEEYPIESGEKRLLETWRKFSRKKDFPGLFGSILTESRLSSPLPEEPRQDWERKITNFKQIFFFLTEKASKSDQTLGELITYLESKMVSKEDEKDYLEKDSEEDRVKIFTIHSCKGLEFPVVFLFGGFSGWGTQRKKFSEYREGEKRIIDLENNKEEISVFNTINEDKRLYYVALTRAMYKFYFPLLAEPDPKRPLELFRKSFHAAISEFPKDSSVAKFWENEEGKYEQEWIRDHKTITGLTTIPIKEEGSEILRSVEIWPDKAEKRKIILESYSSLDSFFTSEGFGFQVSETKTFKTDETPEESKEEELPSSNKMGNLLHQLLETEDFNIYKNAKSAKQIPENILKSYNNILKSYGYGNSSEQLGLFAKKISELFWNTLRTPLSHSKEKISLSEIPISERKHEVDFFLKIPEQTGASDLLKGTLDLIFLSEGKYWILDWKSNLLSSNFGEDPYSESHLKEKIQESYSLQMAIYSVVLDDWLRFKYGKEYDPKLLGGMYFVFLRGTDPNRPGRGIFYQDIDPEFVKVSKEKIKETLDLKNKISAEKE from the coding sequence ATGCAGAAAAGTAAACCGGAAACAGTGGCCAATTCTTTCGCAGACCAAATTGATATTACGAAAAATGGTTTTATTGGTGCCTCTGCCGGAACAGGAAAAACACATACAATTGTATTTTTAGTTCTAAAAATATTAAAAGATTCTTTTAGGACTTCTTTAGATTCCGATAAAACTCCTTTTGGAATAGAATCTATATTAGTACTTACTTATACGGATAAGGCGGCATCCGAATTAAAAGGTAGGATCCGCGCAGAATTAAAAAATACAATCTTAAGATTAGAAAAAATAGAATCACCGACTGAAGAAGAATCCAAAGAACTGGATTATTTTTTGAACCAAGCATCTCGTTTGGATCAGGCTTATATTTCTACGATTCATGGATTTGCACATAAGATCTTAAAAGAATATTCTTTGGAATCAGGTAGTTCCGAAAATTCTGAACTTGTGGAAGAATTTTCCGCAGTTTCCAAAGCATTGTATAGAAGAATGCGCAACGAGTTTAGTGGAAAATACCCAAAGGGACTTTTACCCTTTATACTCTCTCAGGCAAATCGTTTTTATAATGACGGATTCCAGGGGACCACTTGGGAAAATTTTGTATCCGGTCTTGCGGTGAAGAAGGTTTCTTCTCCAGATTCAATCCAACTTCTCCCCCGCCCTCAGAAATTTCCGGAGATCGGTTCTATCAAAAATGTATTTTTGGAAATACAATCCATTCTTCCTAAATTTTTAGAATTTCAGGAATCTTTTAAAAAGAAGATCAACACAAATAAACATAAGGCTCTTTCCGCTAGACAGATTGAATTTCAAAATTCTTTAAAAAATCTTATCGATTCTTCAGAACCGTTTTCTCCTTTCCCATTTACTCTCGCTCTTAAAAAAATTCTGGATCTAAAAAGAGGAGAAAGTTCCGGCATAGAATCTATCCTTCTTTCCGATGAGGAATTAAAAACCGCGACCGGCGAATCAGGATTTCTTTCTTATACATTAGAAAGAGAAAAAATCCGTAAACATGCTTTAAACTTAAGCGTATTAGAATCCTCTCTATCTTCTTTCTTAATTTCTCTAGCGGAAGATATCGCAGAAGATTCCGTCAAAATCAAAGAAGAAGAAAATTCAATTACCTACGGGGATATGATTTTAGGACTTTCCAATTCTTTGGAAAAAAATCCGGAACTAGTATCGGAATTAAAAAAACGTTTTCGATTCGGGATTATAGACGAATTTCAGGATACCGATCCGGATCAATATAATATTTTCAGAATATTATTCTTGGAAAAATCCAACGGCACCGAAATGGAAGGAAAACTTTTCCTGATAGGAGATGCAAAGCAGTCTATCTACGGTTTCAGAGGAGCAGATCTAGGAACTTATCTGGCTGCAAAAAGAGAATTCGATACCGGCGGGAAATTTGCAGACTCTTCTATCGTTTATCCGGAACTGGATACAAACCGCAGGTCCTTGCCGGAACTTATTTCTTCCTATAATTCCATTTTCGGAAGTGAAAAAGGAGAATGGTTCCCGATTGGAGAAACCGGATTTTTACCCATAGAATACGTGAATGTAAAATCTCCTGAAATGCCAGGAAAGGCGATTTTATATTCAGATAAAAGTAATCGTGCAGCCTTAAATGTATTCTCTCTTTCTAAGGAAAGTAATGCGGATCGATTAAAGGATCAATATTCCCGATTTTTAGCGGAAGAGATAATTCATCTGGTTTCCGAAAAGTCCGAGATCTATATTAAAAAAGAAGGATCTTCTTCTCCGGAAAAATTGAGCTGGTCGGATATCTCTGTCTTGGTCCGAGGAGAAAACGATTCCGAATTTTTGAAAAGGCAATTTAAAACAAGAGGGATCCCATATACTTATCCTAAACAAACCGGTTTATTCGGATCAGCTGAGGCAATCCGAGCCAGAGAGATCCTTCGATGTTTAAATGAAGAAGGAAGTAGAGATTCATTTTACAAATTATTAATATCCGATCTATTCTGTGTTCGCCCTGAAAATCTGCAAAATTACGAAGAATATCCGATTGAGTCCGGAGAAAAAAGACTTTTAGAAACCTGGAGGAAATTTTCCCGAAAGAAAGATTTCCCAGGCCTATTCGGTTCTATTCTGACAGAAAGTAGATTATCTTCTCCCCTTCCGGAGGAACCCAGACAGGACTGGGAAAGAAAGATCACAAACTTCAAACAGATATTTTTCTTTTTAACCGAAAAGGCATCAAAATCGGACCAAACTTTAGGAGAATTAATCACTTATTTGGAATCCAAGATGGTATCCAAGGAAGATGAAAAAGATTATCTAGAAAAAGATTCGGAAGAAGATAGAGTTAAAATTTTCACCATCCATTCTTGCAAAGGATTAGAATTTCCGGTTGTGTTTTTATTCGGAGGATTTTCAGGTTGGGGCACACAAAGAAAAAAATTCTCGGAATATAGAGAAGGTGAAAAACGTATTATAGATTTGGAAAATAATAAAGAGGAAATTTCAGTCTTCAATACGATCAACGAAGACAAAAGACTCTATTACGTAGCTTTAACTCGGGCAATGTACAAATTTTATTTTCCATTACTCGCAGAACCTGATCCAAAACGCCCTTTGGAATTATTTCGAAAATCATTCCATGCTGCAATATCCGAATTTCCGAAAGATTCTTCTGTCGCAAAATTTTGGGAGAATGAAGAAGGAAAATATGAGCAGGAATGGATTAGAGATCACAAAACAATCACCGGATTAACGACTATTCCAATCAAAGAAGAAGGATCAGAAATTTTACGTTCCGTAGAGATTTGGCCGGACAAAGCGGAAAAAAGAAAAATTATCTTAGAAAGTTATTCTTCTTTGGACTCATTTTTTACTTCTGAAGGATTCGGATTCCAGGTTTCCGAGACAAAAACATTCAAAACAGACGAGACACCGGAAGAATCTAAAGAAGAAGAACTCCCCTCTTCTAATAAAATGGGGAATTTACTTCACCAACTTTTGGAAACAGAAGATTTTAATATTTATAAAAACGCAAAATCCGCAAAACAAATCCCCGAAAATATCTTAAAATCGTATAATAATATTTTAAAATCATACGGATACGGAAATAGTTCCGAACAATTAGGACTATTTGCTAAAAAAATCTCCGAATTGTTTTGGAATACTCTCAGAACTCCATTATCTCATTCGAAAGAAAAGATATCACTTTCAGAAATTCCTATATCTGAAAGAAAACATGAGGTAGATTTCTTTTTGAAAATTCCGGAACAAACCGGTGCTTCCGACTTATTAAAAGGAACCTTGGATCTAATATTTCTTTCTGAAGGTAAATATTGGATCTTAGATTGGAAGTCCAATCTTCTTTCTTCCAATTTCGGAGAAGATCCTTATTCAGAATCTCATTTGAAAGAAAAAATTCAGGAGTCTTATTCTTTGCAGATGGCAATCTATTCAGTAGTTCTGGATGATTGGTTGAGATTCAAATATGGAAAAGAATATGATCCTAAACTTTTAGGCGGAATGTATTTCGTATTTCTCCGAGGAACGGATCCGAATAGACCGGGAAGAGGGATTTTTTACCAAGATATAGATCCTGAATTTGTAAAAGTTTCTAAAGAAAAAATAAAAGAGACTTTGGATCTGAAAAATAAAATTTCGGCGGAAAAAGAATGA